Proteins co-encoded in one Malus sylvestris chromosome 7, drMalSylv7.2, whole genome shotgun sequence genomic window:
- the LOC126627799 gene encoding dof zinc finger protein DOF3.6-like has product MVFSSVPVYLDPPNWQQQQTNHHQQGGGSDQNNPQLPLVPSSEARCTSVDGGGGLGSIKPGSMCDRARMAKLPQPETALKCPRCESTNTKFCYFNNYNLSQPRHFCKTCRRYWTRGGALRSVPVGGGCRRNKRSKGGNSSRSKSPGAAGNSSSSTVNSSNSCSASDNIIGHLTHPPPPHQLPFLPSLHHLPDYGSGDMLGLNNFGINQPGDVEFQHHQYGSDRFGARPNILGMNNMSSTEHWRSSLLQQQFPNFLVNLGQPTSTTHGLYQFDGGDHQNVGQLPISKPLDHSAGNGVTTTQMANVKMEQNQALNLSRNFLGSLGNDHQYWGSSTTGTGGNAWTDLSGFTTSSSTSHLL; this is encoded by the exons ATGGTTTTCTCATCCGTTCCCGTCTATCTGGATCCACCCAACTGGCAACAACAG CAAACAAATCATCATCAACAAGGAGGTGGAAGTGATCAGAATAATCCTCAGCTTCCATTGGTGCCTTCTTCAGAAGCTAGATGCACTTCTGTAGATGGCGGCGGTGGTTTGGGCTCGATTAAACCTGGATCGATGTGTGATCGAGCCCGGATGGCCAAGCTGCCGCAGCCAGAGACAGCACTGAAATGCCCTCGATGTGAATCCACAAACACAAAGTTTTGCTACTTCAACAATTACAACCTTTCCCAGCCTCGCCACTTTTGCAAGACGTGCAGGCGCTACTGGACAAGAGGAGGAGCCTTGAGAAGCGTGCCGGTGGGAGGAGGCTGCCGGAGAAATAAAAGAAGCAAAGGTGGCAACAGCAGCAGGTCAAAATCACCAGGCGCAGCTGGTAATTCTAGCTCAAGTACGGTTAATTCTTCCAACAGCTGCAGCGCTAGTGATAATATCATAGGCCATTTGACacatccaccaccaccacatcaATTGCCGTTTTTGCCCTCCTTACACCATCTTCCTGATTATGGTTCCGGGGACATGCTAGGGCTAAATAATTTTGGGATTAATCAACCTGGTGATGTTGAATTCCAACACCATCAGTACGGTTCGGACCGGTTCGGTGCAAGGCCAAATATTTTAGGCATGAATAATATGAGTAGTACTGAGCATTGGAGATCATCACTACTTCAACAGCAATTTCctaatttcttggttaatttgGGACAACCAACTAGTACTACTCATGGGTTGTACCAATTTGACGGTGGAGATCATCAAAATGTTGGCCAGCTCCCGATATCTAAGCCGTTGGATCATTCTGCGGGTAACGGAGTTACTACTACTCAGATGGCTAATGTGAAAATGGAACAGAATCAAGCACTGAATTTGTCAAGGAATTTTTTGGGAAGCCTTGGAAATGATCACCAATACTGGGGTAGTAGTACTACTGGTACTGGTGGGAATGCTTGGACTGATCTTTCTGGTTTCACAACTTCTTCTTCTACCAGCCATCTCTTGTGA